The nucleotide window CGGAACTCGTCCAGGTCGCCCTCGGCGAGGGTCAGGGCACCCGAGCGCACCGAGTCGCCGAGGTACGCCCCGGCCATGCAGTCGGCCTGCAACTCCTGCTGGATGGTGAAGCTGTAGTTGATGCCGAGCCGCACCTGGATGGCGTGCGCGTACTCGTGCCCGAGCAGGTAGAACACGAACGCGTCGCCGACCTGGCGGAACGCCGCCACCGACCAGGCGACGTCGTACGCGATGAAGTCGCCCTGCGAGCAGTAGACGGCGTTGTTACGGGGCAACGGCTGGCCGCCGCAGGACACCTCGCCCTCGCGCTGGTACGGGGTGATCCGTCGGATCGGTCGGAACCGCTCCCCGGATTCCTTGAACTGGGCCGCCCAGTACCGCTCGGCGACCGCCTGCGCGTCGGCGACGTCCTGCTCGAACTCGGCGACGCTTGTGGTGCTGTCGGCTCGGGT belongs to Micromonospora ureilytica and includes:
- a CDS encoding neutral zinc metallopeptidase; this translates as MAARFGRDTRGPLAGLLIAALVSLACAGGGLAEPEAERPGAKPPAASPGPSTTRADSTTSVAEFEQDVADAQAVAERYWAAQFKESGERFRPIRRITPYQREGEVSCGGQPLPRNNAVYCSQGDFIAYDVAWSVAAFRQVGDAFVFYLLGHEYAHAIQVRLGINYSFTIQQELQADCMAGAYLGDSVRSGALTLAEGDLDEFREGVAAVGDDPDQPWFAEGAHGTAEQRTDMFFRGYEGSLKECDLG